One genomic window of Deinococcus deserti VCD115 includes the following:
- a CDS encoding universal stress protein, whose translation MTSPGFSPLTYLVPLDGRVGPTWVTEQAIELASAHGGTVLGLSTLKGPEAQNDLHSFQERCRVTGIAARSLHLPGPRFQGIMEASKRADLVMVAWTAESARVLDFSTFGALVRHATCPVWIAPPSGRVPAELTVAFHGQRKAFHAIAQAAKLAQTWQLPVDTLVVAEGPDINDHDTLIARQELRARNVIERHSRYERGVTGEILAAATSPDQLLIMGGAGDGPFFGLTLSRIVRQVLRLPRGPVLICP comes from the coding sequence GTGACGTCACCTGGTTTCTCACCGCTGACCTATCTCGTTCCTCTGGACGGACGCGTGGGTCCCACCTGGGTCACCGAACAGGCCATTGAGTTGGCCAGTGCCCATGGAGGAACGGTGCTGGGTCTGTCGACGCTGAAAGGACCAGAGGCCCAGAACGACTTACATTCGTTTCAGGAGCGCTGCAGAGTCACTGGGATAGCTGCCAGAAGCCTTCATCTCCCTGGCCCGCGATTCCAGGGAATCATGGAGGCGAGCAAGCGAGCTGACCTTGTTATGGTCGCCTGGACTGCAGAAAGTGCCCGCGTCCTCGACTTCTCCACCTTTGGCGCACTTGTCCGGCACGCGACATGTCCAGTCTGGATTGCGCCGCCCTCAGGCCGGGTTCCCGCTGAATTGACCGTCGCCTTTCATGGTCAACGCAAAGCATTTCACGCCATCGCGCAGGCCGCCAAGCTGGCACAGACCTGGCAGCTTCCGGTCGACACGCTGGTGGTCGCTGAGGGACCCGACATCAATGACCATGACACGCTGATTGCCCGGCAGGAATTGCGCGCGAGGAACGTGATTGAGCGGCACAGCCGTTATGAGCGGGGCGTCACCGGCGAAATTCTGGCCGCAGCGACCTCGCCGGACCAACTGCTGATTATGGGTGGCGCCGGAGACGGCCCATTTTTTGGTCTGACGCTCAGCCGGATTGTCCGACAAGTGCTGCGGTTGCCTCGCGGCCCGGTCCTCATCTGCCCATAA
- a CDS encoding ArgE/DapE family deacylase, with product MTQSLQDLLAALVRINSINPSLVPGAAGEAELATFVAGWLQDHGIEAVIDEAAPGRLSVIGTVRGTGGGRSLLLNAHLDTVGTDHMPEAFNPVVRDGRMYGRGTYDMKGGLAACLFALLDAREAGLRGDVILAAVADEEHASLGMQSVLKTVRADAAIVTEPTSLQLCVAHKGFTWHEITTHGRAAHGSRPDLGTDAIAHMGRVLVRLEALQRELEERPPHPLLGHASVHASLITGGQELSSYPERCTLQIERRTLPGETRDEVEQEWTALLGELAQDPQFHAEHRITLLREPFGVSEEAPIVQVLHAQAAQVLGEAPQHIGQTFWMDAAFLAGAGIPTVVFGPHGTGAHATEEWVDLASVEQCRAVLSATVRAFCA from the coding sequence ATGACTCAATCCCTGCAGGACCTTTTGGCCGCCCTGGTGCGGATCAACTCTATCAATCCGTCGCTGGTGCCTGGAGCGGCAGGAGAAGCCGAACTGGCGACCTTTGTCGCAGGCTGGCTCCAGGATCACGGTATCGAAGCGGTGATTGACGAGGCTGCTCCCGGGCGGCTCAGTGTGATCGGCACGGTGCGGGGCACGGGGGGCGGCCGTTCACTGCTGCTGAATGCCCATCTCGACACAGTGGGCACAGACCATATGCCAGAAGCTTTCAATCCGGTGGTTCGCGATGGCCGCATGTATGGCCGCGGCACGTACGACATGAAAGGCGGGCTGGCCGCCTGTCTGTTCGCTCTTCTTGATGCCAGAGAAGCTGGCCTGCGTGGAGACGTCATTCTGGCAGCAGTTGCCGATGAGGAACATGCCAGCCTCGGCATGCAGTCCGTGCTGAAGACCGTGAGGGCCGACGCGGCCATCGTCACCGAACCGACCAGTCTGCAGCTGTGCGTGGCCCATAAAGGATTCACGTGGCATGAGATCACCACTCATGGGCGCGCGGCGCACGGGTCCCGTCCGGACCTCGGAACAGACGCCATCGCGCATATGGGCCGCGTGCTCGTTCGCCTTGAAGCTCTTCAGCGCGAACTTGAGGAGCGTCCGCCTCACCCCCTGCTGGGCCACGCTTCTGTACATGCCTCGCTGATCACCGGAGGTCAGGAACTCTCCAGTTATCCGGAACGCTGCACCCTCCAGATCGAACGCCGGACCCTCCCTGGGGAGACGCGGGACGAGGTTGAACAAGAATGGACCGCGCTCCTGGGCGAGTTGGCTCAGGACCCGCAGTTTCATGCCGAGCACCGCATCACCCTGCTGAGGGAACCTTTCGGGGTCTCAGAGGAAGCGCCCATCGTTCAGGTGCTTCACGCCCAGGCTGCACAGGTACTTGGAGAGGCTCCGCAGCACATCGGACAGACGTTCTGGATGGACGCGGCCTTTCTCGCCGGCGCCGGCATTCCCACAGTGGTATTTGGTCCTCATGGCACCGGCGCACATGCCACCGAGGAATGGGTTGATCTGGCCTCCGTAGAGCAGTGCCGGGCCGTCCTGAGCGCCACCGTACGCGCTTTCTGTGCGTAA
- a CDS encoding diaminopropionate ammonia-lyase, with the protein MTTQTDQPRFYFNPAVQTFAAAVEPEVLEFHRKLPGYLPTPLVRAPRLAEALNVAEAWVKDEASRLGLPAYKILGASWATYRELDTRFGPFRPWQSLAELAAQLSPHRPLTLVAATDGNHGRAVARTARWLGLAAHILVPEDMVRARIQAIEEEGAQVQIVRGSYDDAVEASARLADAAHLVISDTAWDGYTRVPGWVIAGYSTIFQEIDAQLAQQGARPPHLVAAQMGVGSLAAAVVGHYRTPARQTQVAGVEPTRADCVLRSLEAGRPTEVPGPHTSMMAGLNCGNTSPLAWPLLQGGLSASMAIPDERAEQAMRLLAQDGVTSGESGAAGAGGLLELLAGSQAQASRRTLGITPQSTVLVISTEGATDPAAYARIVPTS; encoded by the coding sequence ATGACCACACAGACTGATCAACCGCGTTTCTATTTCAACCCGGCTGTCCAGACCTTCGCTGCTGCTGTAGAGCCGGAAGTGCTGGAGTTTCACCGCAAACTTCCCGGCTACCTGCCGACTCCCCTGGTTCGCGCGCCTCGTCTGGCCGAGGCGCTGAACGTGGCCGAGGCCTGGGTCAAAGATGAAGCCAGCCGCCTCGGCCTGCCTGCCTACAAGATCCTCGGGGCTTCCTGGGCGACCTACCGGGAACTCGACACCCGGTTCGGCCCGTTCCGTCCATGGCAGTCCCTTGCAGAACTGGCCGCGCAACTTTCACCCCACAGGCCCCTGACCCTGGTGGCGGCCACGGACGGTAACCACGGACGCGCCGTGGCCCGCACCGCCCGGTGGCTGGGCCTGGCTGCACACATTCTGGTGCCGGAAGATATGGTCCGGGCCCGCATACAGGCGATTGAAGAGGAAGGCGCACAGGTACAGATCGTCCGCGGCTCCTACGACGACGCGGTGGAAGCCTCAGCACGTCTTGCAGACGCTGCCCATCTGGTCATCAGTGATACGGCATGGGATGGGTACACCCGTGTGCCAGGCTGGGTGATCGCCGGATACAGCACCATTTTTCAGGAGATAGACGCGCAGCTCGCACAACAGGGCGCGCGGCCACCACACCTGGTGGCCGCGCAGATGGGCGTCGGATCACTTGCCGCCGCGGTGGTTGGCCATTACCGCACTCCGGCTCGTCAGACGCAGGTGGCAGGTGTCGAGCCGACCCGCGCCGACTGCGTTCTGCGTTCCCTGGAAGCCGGGCGACCCACAGAGGTTCCCGGACCGCACACCTCGATGATGGCTGGGCTCAACTGCGGCAACACGTCTCCCCTGGCCTGGCCGCTGTTGCAGGGCGGCCTGAGTGCGTCCATGGCAATTCCGGATGAGCGGGCCGAGCAGGCCATGCGTCTGCTGGCTCAGGACGGCGTGACCTCAGGAGAAAGCGGGGCGGCCGGGGCGGGAGGACTGCTTGAACTCCTGGCCGGGTCCCAGGCTCAGGCGTCCCGGCGCACACTGGGCATAACGCCGCAAAGCACCGTTCTGGTGATCTCCACGGAGGGAGCAACGGACCCGGCCGCCTACGCCCGCATCGTTCCCACCTCATGA
- a CDS encoding replication initiator protein A, producing the protein MTSPPSRFDELNLSRLNLISAVDQAEVSEWDVTFEAHGRIVHVRCEALPKYAVPHGLDSDVTAALINLYIELGEPEDGRFSVSATTLLKLCGWHNTGKYHGILRVCLERLHTSSYSVSGGWRDHPKGRWTHAKFHFIESLDFSSSDGAGAFDDRTIIAGRLADVIVASIRSGYVKPLDTEFMLSLSRPRTRALYRILDGARYDPDHPDVRLDTLEFNLIQWADQCKIPSTIPGNIRRALASPHEELIKRGYLRAATLSGRGKDQRVRYEFVREFVAMDAVLARRFRSYGVADGVARKLLVEHGRDALIASMDRFDGLVRQGVLVVKKTPAAALMHLINHPDDYPYPKGAPAAPAPVRPARVEPVMEAPSVEAEFASLSLEQAAERLISRMNVHYRKLLSVSDLDTLRQAVMKELLSPSAVLEEATAAVVKLQRENFAQTLRARLGLPEERPIK; encoded by the coding sequence GTGACGTCGCCCCCATCCCGCTTCGACGAACTCAATCTGTCACGTCTGAACCTTATTTCCGCCGTGGACCAGGCTGAAGTCAGTGAATGGGATGTCACCTTCGAGGCACATGGCCGGATCGTCCACGTGCGCTGCGAAGCTCTGCCGAAATACGCGGTTCCGCACGGGCTCGACAGCGACGTCACGGCGGCACTGATCAACCTGTATATCGAACTCGGCGAACCAGAAGACGGCCGTTTCTCGGTCAGTGCCACAACGCTACTGAAATTATGCGGCTGGCACAATACGGGCAAGTACCACGGCATTCTCAGGGTCTGCCTCGAGCGTCTGCACACGTCCTCGTATAGCGTTTCGGGCGGCTGGCGGGACCATCCCAAGGGACGCTGGACCCACGCGAAATTCCATTTTATCGAGTCGCTGGACTTCAGCAGCTCAGATGGTGCCGGCGCCTTCGACGACCGGACTATCATTGCTGGTCGGCTTGCGGACGTCATCGTGGCCAGCATCCGCTCGGGTTACGTCAAACCACTGGACACCGAGTTCATGCTTTCCCTGTCGCGTCCGCGAACCCGGGCCCTGTACCGGATTCTCGACGGCGCGCGCTACGACCCGGATCATCCAGACGTGCGCCTGGATACCCTGGAGTTCAATCTCATCCAGTGGGCCGATCAGTGCAAGATTCCCAGCACCATACCCGGCAACATCCGGCGCGCCCTCGCCTCGCCGCATGAGGAGTTGATCAAACGCGGGTACCTGCGAGCCGCCACCCTCTCCGGCCGTGGCAAGGACCAGCGTGTTCGTTACGAGTTCGTCCGGGAGTTCGTAGCGATGGACGCGGTGCTTGCTCGGCGGTTCCGCTCCTACGGGGTCGCGGACGGCGTCGCCCGCAAACTGCTGGTGGAACACGGCCGGGACGCGCTGATCGCGTCAATGGACCGCTTCGACGGATTGGTTCGTCAGGGTGTCCTGGTCGTAAAGAAGACACCAGCCGCGGCGCTGATGCACCTGATCAATCATCCAGATGACTACCCCTATCCGAAAGGCGCTCCCGCTGCGCCTGCTCCTGTCCGTCCGGCTCGCGTGGAGCCTGTTATGGAAGCTCCAAGTGTGGAGGCCGAGTTTGCGTCTCTCAGCCTGGAGCAGGCTGCTGAACGCCTGATTTCCAGGATGAACGTGCATTACCGCAAACTGCTGAGTGTTTCAGATCTCGACACCTTGCGCCAGGCCGTCATGAAGGAGCTCCTTTCACCTTCAGCGGTGCTGGAAGAGGCTACTGCCGCCGTGGTCAAGCTGCAGCGTGAGAACTTTGCCCAGACCTTGAGAGCACGGCTTGGACTGCCTGAGGAGAGGCCCATAAAATAG
- a CDS encoding polysaccharide deacetylase family protein — translation MKPYLSPAALILTALLSACSTDSSTPTATEDTTAISELGTFDAAFTNPQGGTMRSLSASVALQPATPLGAVDIRVAGSGMYDDERSNRRYLWGVFEVTNTSKTNLSNLTMVAYTKAGASIGGTAITRLQDAQGRAYLNERVAQNIRPGDHLNILNSYAFQGLTEDEAQRIETGARTGKLIGTNDDVLEYGFTVINPRDGSQTLRPGETGTLVLATKLPLLAGNAPQKFNMSLLLTTGGARRVTRNVGESNESVHLRARLSGAREIAYIGPDTNTAPGRYRTVRIPNIRLTTGAKPTYLLDLEEKLSSCVQGLQPTGLRPLNNAGPMVTFITDDGAAADHSRLLPLFKQKGVVATAAIATQNIISGDPYFATPEQVRDLQRAGWEIASHTRTHPDLVTLSDAELSAEIEGSKRELEDLGFRADTFVYPYGSHNPTVREKVCQHYRTAFIDRGGANDTPLNTNYQLRRVAFGAWTDAGQNTMDAYKAAVDSAIARNSWLVFMLHPGNREQHNEQQQQYLADTIDYVRGKNVPIVTAGDALYRLGAK, via the coding sequence ATGAAGCCATACCTGAGCCCCGCTGCCCTAATCCTGACCGCACTGCTCTCTGCATGTAGTACCGACAGCTCCACCCCCACAGCCACCGAGGACACCACCGCCATCAGCGAGCTCGGGACGTTCGATGCGGCCTTCACCAACCCGCAGGGTGGCACCATGCGTAGCCTGAGTGCCAGCGTGGCCCTGCAGCCTGCCACGCCTCTCGGTGCGGTGGACATCCGCGTCGCTGGGTCCGGCATGTACGACGACGAACGCAGTAACCGCCGTTATCTGTGGGGCGTGTTCGAAGTGACCAATACCTCCAAAACCAACCTCAGCAACCTCACCATGGTCGCGTACACCAAAGCAGGGGCCAGCATCGGCGGCACCGCTATCACACGCCTGCAAGACGCACAGGGCCGCGCGTACCTTAACGAACGCGTCGCGCAGAACATTCGCCCCGGCGACCATCTGAACATCCTCAACAGCTACGCCTTCCAGGGTCTGACCGAAGATGAAGCGCAACGCATTGAAACCGGCGCCAGGACCGGCAAACTGATCGGCACGAATGACGATGTACTTGAGTACGGCTTCACCGTCATTAACCCCCGCGACGGGAGCCAGACACTTCGCCCCGGCGAAACAGGCACGCTGGTGCTCGCCACCAAACTGCCGCTGCTTGCCGGGAACGCTCCGCAGAAGTTCAACATGAGCCTGCTGCTCACTACCGGTGGTGCCCGCCGCGTCACCCGTAACGTCGGCGAAAGCAACGAGAGTGTGCATCTCCGCGCTCGCCTTAGCGGTGCCCGTGAAATCGCGTATATCGGCCCCGATACCAACACCGCTCCTGGCCGATACCGGACGGTGCGTATCCCCAACATTCGCCTCACCACCGGCGCGAAACCCACCTACCTGCTCGACCTCGAAGAGAAACTCAGCAGCTGCGTACAGGGCCTCCAGCCCACTGGCCTGCGGCCTCTGAACAACGCCGGGCCGATGGTCACATTCATCACTGATGATGGTGCCGCTGCCGACCACTCACGCCTGCTGCCACTGTTCAAACAAAAAGGAGTCGTAGCGACCGCAGCCATCGCCACCCAGAACATCATCTCGGGTGACCCGTACTTCGCGACTCCCGAACAGGTCCGTGACCTGCAACGTGCCGGTTGGGAAATCGCCAGCCACACGCGCACGCACCCGGACCTCGTGACGCTGAGCGACGCCGAACTCAGCGCAGAAATCGAGGGTTCCAAACGCGAACTTGAAGACCTGGGTTTCAGGGCCGACACCTTCGTGTACCCGTACGGCAGCCACAACCCCACGGTGCGTGAAAAGGTCTGCCAGCATTACCGCACAGCGTTCATTGACCGTGGCGGCGCAAACGATACTCCCCTGAACACCAATTACCAGCTTCGCCGCGTAGCGTTCGGTGCATGGACAGATGCTGGACAGAACACCATGGACGCCTACAAGGCCGCTGTGGACAGCGCCATTGCCAGGAACAGCTGGCTGGTGTTCATGCTTCACCCCGGCAACCGCGAGCAGCACAACGAGCAGCAGCAGCAGTACCTGGCTGACACCATCGATTACGTCCGTGGCAAAAACGTGCCCATCGTAACGGCTGGCGACGCGCTCTACCGTCTCGGCGCAAAGTAA
- a CDS encoding transglutaminase-like domain-containing protein codes for MSSDECSDVIHVRVGFHLTFDLPFTTPMLFVVEPQNRPGQQIVQTREYLDPSAGVGRWSRYTDVFGNSIWRVLGVGHTLQVGQDVIVQVPAHSDPQHPDLPKTPVEDLPDEVLQFLLPSRYVDSDLISNEAWERFGHIQGGWAQVQAISHHLYSTCSYGAASTSSTTAQQAYQSGRAVCRDFAHMGVAFCRALNIPARYVCGYLGDIGVPSTDTPMDFHAWFEAWIDGAWRTFDARHNKPRTGRVLIATGRDAADVAFTTSFGAARLTRMQVWADQVDPGFTLPDTWAPPQPRA; via the coding sequence ATGTCTTCTGACGAGTGCTCCGACGTGATTCATGTCCGGGTCGGCTTTCACCTTACTTTTGACCTGCCGTTCACCACCCCGATGCTGTTCGTGGTGGAACCACAGAATCGGCCGGGTCAGCAAATCGTGCAGACCCGTGAATACCTGGACCCGTCAGCCGGCGTGGGGCGCTGGAGCCGGTATACCGACGTCTTCGGCAACTCGATCTGGCGGGTCCTGGGGGTAGGCCACACACTGCAGGTCGGACAGGACGTCATCGTGCAGGTGCCGGCCCACAGTGATCCACAGCACCCTGACCTTCCGAAGACGCCTGTAGAGGATCTGCCTGACGAAGTGCTGCAGTTTTTACTCCCAAGCCGGTATGTGGACTCTGACCTGATTTCCAACGAGGCCTGGGAGCGCTTCGGGCACATCCAGGGTGGGTGGGCGCAGGTCCAGGCAATAAGTCACCACCTTTACAGCACCTGCAGCTATGGAGCAGCCAGTACGTCGAGCACCACCGCGCAGCAGGCGTACCAGAGCGGCCGCGCCGTATGCCGGGACTTTGCCCACATGGGCGTGGCGTTCTGCCGGGCGCTCAATATTCCTGCCCGCTACGTCTGCGGCTACCTGGGCGACATTGGCGTCCCGAGCACAGATACGCCCATGGACTTTCATGCCTGGTTTGAGGCCTGGATCGACGGTGCCTGGCGGACCTTTGACGCCCGGCACAACAAACCCAGAACAGGTCGGGTGCTGATCGCCACTGGACGGGACGCTGCAGACGTTGCCTTCACCACCAGCTTCGGTGCCGCCCGGCTGACCCGGATGCAGGTGTGGGCAGATCAGGTAGACCCGGGCTTCACCCTGCCAGATACGTGGGCGCCGCCTCAGCCCAGGGCATAA
- a CDS encoding circularly permuted type 2 ATP-grasp protein — protein MEQYDQGTTFFDEMFTPQGQVRPHYQGVLSYFRRLGTTEFQRRQALMDLAFRNQGITFTVYGDSAGVERTFPFDPVPRIIPASEWSALEAGLKQRVKALNAFLRDVYSDGQILKDGIIPRELVYTSSNFRREVHGLQVPLGIYTHIVGSDLIRDEQGRYLVLEDNLRSPSGVSYLLANRQAMTRIFPGMFERQGVRTVDHYTTALLGVLSSLSPRAPEATVVVLTPGMYNSAYFEHAYLAQQMGVELVEGRDLFVDGGRVWMRTTSGRTQVDVIYRRIDDDFLDPLTFRRDSALGVPGLVEVYRQGRVAIANAIGAGVADDKAVYAYVPRMIEYYLGEQPLLDNVPTFLGWNPDHLAYMLDNAAELVIKAVGEAGGYGMLIGPAATREETEDFLKNVRANPRNYIAQPVIGLSRHPTFYPDARAFEPAHVDLRPYILVGQEVTIVPGGLTRVALRRGSLVVNSSQGGGSKDTWVLNHDGPAPARIQQQFQGATEPQEPHPAVPGEVKVEAQAGHTQVQSLGRMMQEQSLGGAQAHSRSPSLVQEEDPQSSTAGQHQWQGAAGEPLSAEERDEAGAPDSGVSDMLTSGQSGPGPADPKGDI, from the coding sequence ATGGAGCAGTACGACCAGGGGACGACATTTTTCGACGAGATGTTTACCCCGCAGGGGCAGGTCAGGCCGCATTACCAGGGCGTGCTGTCATACTTCCGGCGCCTGGGCACAACGGAGTTTCAGCGCCGGCAGGCACTGATGGATCTGGCCTTCCGCAATCAGGGCATTACATTCACCGTGTACGGCGACAGTGCCGGGGTCGAGCGGACTTTTCCCTTCGACCCGGTCCCGCGCATTATCCCTGCCTCAGAGTGGAGTGCCCTCGAAGCGGGCCTCAAGCAGCGTGTCAAGGCACTGAACGCTTTTTTGCGTGACGTCTACAGCGACGGCCAGATTCTGAAAGACGGGATTATTCCCCGCGAGCTGGTCTACACTTCCAGCAACTTTCGCCGTGAGGTCCACGGCCTTCAGGTCCCGCTGGGCATTTACACCCACATTGTCGGCAGCGACCTGATCCGTGACGAGCAGGGCCGCTACCTGGTGCTGGAGGACAACCTGCGTTCGCCCAGCGGTGTCAGCTACCTGCTGGCCAACCGTCAGGCGATGACCCGTATTTTCCCTGGCATGTTCGAGCGCCAGGGGGTGCGCACCGTGGACCACTACACCACAGCCCTGTTGGGGGTGCTGAGTTCCCTGAGCCCGCGTGCGCCTGAGGCGACTGTGGTGGTCCTGACCCCAGGGATGTACAACAGCGCCTACTTCGAGCACGCCTACCTCGCCCAGCAGATGGGCGTGGAACTGGTCGAGGGCCGCGACCTGTTCGTGGATGGCGGCCGGGTATGGATGCGCACGACCTCGGGCCGGACGCAGGTTGACGTGATCTACCGCCGGATTGACGATGACTTCCTGGATCCCCTGACCTTCCGCCGCGATTCTGCGCTGGGTGTTCCTGGTCTGGTAGAGGTGTACCGTCAGGGGCGGGTAGCGATTGCCAATGCAATCGGCGCCGGGGTGGCGGATGACAAGGCTGTCTATGCCTACGTGCCGCGCATGATCGAGTACTACCTGGGCGAACAGCCCCTGCTGGACAATGTTCCCACCTTTCTGGGATGGAACCCCGACCATCTGGCGTACATGCTGGACAATGCCGCCGAGCTCGTGATCAAGGCCGTGGGCGAGGCCGGAGGGTACGGCATGCTGATTGGTCCGGCGGCGACCCGGGAAGAGACCGAGGACTTTCTCAAGAACGTCCGCGCCAATCCCCGCAATTACATTGCCCAGCCGGTGATCGGTCTTTCGCGGCATCCGACCTTCTACCCGGATGCCAGGGCCTTTGAACCCGCTCACGTGGATCTCCGGCCCTACATCCTGGTGGGGCAGGAGGTCACGATCGTGCCTGGAGGCCTCACCCGGGTTGCGCTGCGGCGCGGGTCGCTGGTGGTCAATTCCTCTCAGGGCGGGGGCAGCAAGGACACCTGGGTCCTGAATCACGACGGTCCGGCTCCTGCGCGGATTCAGCAGCAGTTTCAGGGTGCCACCGAACCTCAGGAGCCGCATCCTGCGGTGCCAGGCGAGGTCAAGGTAGAGGCCCAGGCAGGACACACGCAGGTACAGAGCCTGGGCAGGATGATGCAGGAGCAGTCTCTGGGCGGAGCGCAGGCACACTCCCGAAGTCCATCTCTGGTTCAGGAAGAAGACCCGCAGTCCAGCACCGCCGGGCAGCACCAATGGCAGGGGGCGGCTGGTGAGCCTCTGTCTGCCGAGGAGCGAGACGAGGCTGGGGCGCCGGATTCCGGCGTGAGCGACATGCTGACGTCCGGCCAGTCCGGCCCTGGGCCCGCTGACCCGAAAGGAGACATCTGA
- a CDS encoding alpha-E domain-containing protein has translation MLSRLAESLYWIGRYMERAENTARLLTVNYYATLETSGQVSEEWGPLLDISGSKENFVRLHGRADGRTVPAWLAFDRNNPSSVSSSLAQARENARGLRDRIPSEMWECLNRAYYDLCFQNEEVLDRDGLFEFCSAARDTSQFFFGIAFATLPRDEGWLFMRAGQMLERGDNVLRLVQTRYRSHAADPAQLAVHNHRWIAVLKTASAYEAYRKCNHANVSPRTIAEFLLLNPGFPRSVRYSGENLHDALAGIDRIHPGAHPALLREAKWLVARLDHATIEELIARDQAELGTLLTDFNRIGSAISASYFTV, from the coding sequence ATGCTTTCGCGGCTTGCCGAATCGCTCTACTGGATTGGCCGGTACATGGAACGCGCCGAGAACACTGCGCGCCTGCTGACCGTGAATTACTATGCGACGCTGGAAACCAGTGGTCAGGTCAGTGAGGAATGGGGCCCGCTGCTGGATATTTCCGGCAGCAAGGAGAACTTCGTGCGCCTGCATGGCCGGGCTGATGGCCGGACGGTCCCGGCCTGGCTGGCCTTTGACCGCAACAACCCGTCGAGCGTCTCGTCCAGCCTGGCGCAGGCCCGGGAAAATGCTCGTGGTCTGCGGGACCGGATACCGTCGGAAATGTGGGAGTGCCTGAACCGCGCGTACTACGACCTGTGCTTTCAGAACGAGGAGGTCCTCGACCGCGACGGACTGTTCGAATTCTGCAGCGCTGCCCGCGACACCAGCCAGTTCTTCTTTGGAATTGCCTTCGCTACGCTTCCGCGGGATGAAGGATGGCTGTTTATGCGCGCCGGTCAGATGCTTGAACGCGGTGACAATGTCCTGCGGCTGGTGCAGACTCGCTACCGCAGCCACGCTGCCGATCCGGCACAGCTCGCCGTGCACAACCACCGCTGGATCGCGGTGCTGAAAACGGCTTCGGCATACGAGGCCTACCGCAAATGCAACCATGCCAATGTCAGCCCCCGGACCATTGCCGAGTTCCTGCTGCTGAACCCCGGGTTTCCACGCAGCGTACGCTACAGCGGCGAGAATCTGCATGACGCCCTGGCCGGCATTGACCGGATCCATCCCGGAGCGCATCCGGCCCTGCTCCGGGAAGCCAAGTGGCTTGTGGCCCGGCTGGACCACGCCACTATCGAAGAGCTCATAGCACGTGATCAGGCCGAGCTGGGTACCTTGCTCACCGACTTCAACCGGATCGGCTCGGCGATCTCTGCTTCGTACTTCACGGTCTGA